A single genomic interval of Daucus carota subsp. sativus chromosome 1, DH1 v3.0, whole genome shotgun sequence harbors:
- the LOC108213234 gene encoding uncharacterized protein LOC108213234 isoform X2, protein MAWRGSLSRTLISTARSSISRPSPPLPRLRPPSLASPRLRHSFTNPRNLGEIGCSQLLLPMLAGTRLTSHLNANVRAFCELTHGT, encoded by the exons ATGGCATGGCGTGGATCACTCTCTAGAACCCTCATCTCGACGGCCAGATCCTCCATTTCTCGTCCCTCACCGCCGCTCCCTCGTCTCCGGCCTCCATCGCTCGCCTCTCCTCGCCTCCGCCACTCCTTTACAAACCCTAG GAATTTGGGTGAAATTGGATGCTCTCAATTGCTGTTACCTATGCTTGCCGGAACTCGACTCACTTCGCATCTTAATGCTAATGTTCGGGCTTTTTGCGAGTTGACTCACG GCACTTGA
- the LOC108213234 gene encoding uncharacterized protein LOC108213234 isoform X1 produces MAWRGSLSRTLISTARSSISRPSPPLPRLRPPSLASPRLRHSFTNPRNLGEIGCSQLLLPMLAGTRLTSHLNANVRAFCELTHGTFCRSCQDR; encoded by the exons ATGGCATGGCGTGGATCACTCTCTAGAACCCTCATCTCGACGGCCAGATCCTCCATTTCTCGTCCCTCACCGCCGCTCCCTCGTCTCCGGCCTCCATCGCTCGCCTCTCCTCGCCTCCGCCACTCCTTTACAAACCCTAG GAATTTGGGTGAAATTGGATGCTCTCAATTGCTGTTACCTATGCTTGCCGGAACTCGACTCACTTCGCATCTTAATGCTAATGTTCGGGCTTTTTGCGAGTTGACTCACGGTACCTTCTGCCGTTCTTGTCAAGATCGCTAA
- the LOC108219745 gene encoding uncharacterized protein LOC108219745 translates to MVRSMKNKLQLLREEEWETFLEDVKKFCDDNFIEVPDMEDILPIQGRSRREGQTVTYFHIYRVEIFYGVIDLISQEMDNCFIERNTELLLCIGSLDPRNSFSSFDNSKLVRLAQFYPEDFSLLDLELLPNQLDNFIYDVRTDKDLSGLQNIGDLSVMMVKTHRHTAYPLIYLLVELALVPPVATVTIEKVFSAMKMIKTYQRNRMGDA, encoded by the exons ATGGTTCGAAGTATGAAGAATAAATTGCAGCTACTTAGGGAGGAAGAATGGGAGACATTTTTAGAAGATGTCAAAAAATTTTGTGATGATAATTTCATTGAAGTACCCGATATGGAAGACATATTGCCTATCCAAGGTCGCTCTAGGCGTGAGGGACAAACTGTTACTTACTTCCATATATATCGTGTTGAGATCTTTTACGGG GTTATTGATCTTATTTCCCAAGAGATGGATAATTGTTTTATAGAAAGAAACACAGAGCTACTACTTTGTATTGGCTCCTTGGATCCTAGGAATTCATTTTCAAGTTTCGATAATTCAAAACTTGTTCGCCTTGCACAATTTTATCCAGAGGATTTCTCTTTATTAGACCTTGAGCTGTTGCCAAATCAGTTGGATAATTTTATCTATGATGTGAGAACGGATAAAGATTTATCTGGACTTCAAAATATAGGAGATCTTTCTGTAATGATGGTTAAGACACACAGACACACTGCTTATCCTTTAATTTATCTTCTAGTTGAGTTAGCTTTGGTTCCGCCTGTTGCCACTGTTACTATTGAGAAAGTTTTTTCTGCTATGAAAATGATCAAGACTTATCAGCGCAATAGGATGGGAGATGCGTAG